A DNA window from Deltaproteobacteria bacterium contains the following coding sequences:
- a CDS encoding SUMF1/EgtB/PvdO family nonheme iron enzyme codes for MKVLSTALASVALLAGLTGPAMMAAPAAAAWPGDVTTKCPIDSVKVGSFCVDKYEASVWEIPACHGSTSNKTLITKVQRGTVKRADLLLGTAVQRGVAGDDYVCGNNGQDCAAELNFTTCTGSAIFAVSLSATLLDTTPITPSAYVTWFQAQQACSNAGKRLPSNGEWQQAAAGSPDPGGDNGTTDCNTGTFAVTATGSRSSCVSTYGAFDMVGNLHEWVADWVPTSTACPGWAAFSDDYMCLSGASTTATGPGALLRGGSMDTTTHAGPLAVTGYPSPFFSQYNAGFRCAR; via the coding sequence ATGAAAGTTCTGAGTACAGCATTGGCCAGCGTGGCGCTGCTCGCCGGCCTGACCGGCCCGGCGATGATGGCGGCGCCCGCCGCCGCGGCGTGGCCGGGGGACGTGACGACGAAATGTCCGATCGACTCGGTGAAGGTCGGCTCGTTCTGCGTGGACAAGTACGAAGCCAGCGTCTGGGAGATCCCGGCGTGTCACGGGTCGACGAGCAACAAGACGCTGATCACCAAGGTGCAGCGGGGCACCGTGAAGCGGGCCGACCTGTTGCTGGGCACCGCCGTCCAGCGCGGAGTGGCGGGCGACGACTACGTCTGTGGCAACAACGGCCAGGACTGCGCGGCGGAACTGAATTTCACGACGTGTACGGGCAGCGCAATCTTTGCCGTGAGCTTGAGTGCGACTCTGCTCGACACGACCCCGATCACCCCGTCGGCGTACGTCACGTGGTTTCAGGCGCAGCAGGCGTGCAGCAACGCGGGCAAGCGGCTGCCGTCGAACGGCGAGTGGCAACAGGCGGCAGCGGGCTCGCCGGACCCGGGTGGCGATAACGGCACCACGGACTGTAACACGGGCACTTTCGCGGTAACTGCCACTGGCTCGCGCAGCAGTTGCGTCTCGACGTACGGCGCCTTCGACATGGTGGGCAACCTGCACGAGTGGGTGGCGGACTGGGTGCCCACGTCGACGGCGTGCCCCGGGTGGGCCGCATTCAGCGACGACTACATGTGCTTGTCGGGGGCGAGCACGACAGCGACCGGCCCCGGCGCGCTTCTACGTGGCGGCAGCATGGACACCACGACGCATGCCGGCCCGCTCGCTGTCACCGGCTACCCCTCGCCGTTTTTCTCGCAATACAACGCCGGCTTTCGTTGCGCGCGTTAG
- a CDS encoding sigma 54-interacting transcriptional regulator has translation MKPTDRRLLALELGRAFSERLELDDLIPFVIAKCREVLAAESAAVLLIDPDRNEFFFPCAVDENPDVAARLQQARFAADQGIAGAAAQSGSAVRVDDAATDPRWFAGIDQITGRTTRSILAAPLTAQARTIGALEVVNRLDGRPFNDDDLAFLDALAAGVAVAIQNARRYGVLKSTEEKLRVQVAALRRDLARSDRFGDIVATSAVMRDVLRLMDSAAASTITVLIEGETGAGKELVARGIHRASERAERAFIAVNCAALPESLLESQLFGHRKGAFTGAMKDQVGFFEAADGGTIFLDEIGDMPPPMQARLLRVLQDGEVVPVGDPHPRAIDVRVVSATNRQLVDEVDHGRFRRDLYFRLAAFPINVPSLRERREDIPLLADHFLAAAAERHHKRIAGIEPAAIDQLISSEWPGNVRELQSAIERAVALAPDGATIGVEQLPRTLAQVPKPATTDRDPEVVPETAPRSDPADSAEASDLRRARAGFEATHVAKVLAAHHGNISRAAQALGLSRVALRKKIKEYALR, from the coding sequence ATGAAGCCCACCGACCGCCGTCTCCTCGCGCTCGAACTCGGCCGCGCGTTTTCGGAACGACTCGAACTCGACGATCTGATTCCGTTCGTCATCGCCAAATGCCGCGAAGTGCTGGCCGCTGAGAGCGCGGCGGTGTTGCTGATCGATCCCGATCGCAACGAGTTCTTCTTTCCGTGCGCGGTGGACGAGAACCCGGACGTGGCAGCGCGACTGCAGCAAGCCCGGTTCGCGGCCGACCAAGGCATCGCGGGAGCTGCTGCGCAGTCTGGGAGTGCGGTACGGGTCGACGATGCCGCGACCGACCCGCGTTGGTTCGCCGGCATCGACCAGATCACCGGACGCACCACCCGGAGTATCTTGGCCGCGCCGCTTACCGCGCAGGCGCGCACCATCGGCGCGCTCGAAGTCGTCAATCGTCTCGACGGGCGCCCGTTCAACGACGACGACCTCGCCTTTCTCGATGCGCTCGCCGCGGGTGTGGCGGTGGCGATCCAGAACGCGCGCCGCTACGGCGTGCTCAAATCGACCGAAGAGAAACTGCGCGTGCAGGTGGCCGCGTTGCGGCGCGACTTGGCCCGCAGCGACCGCTTCGGTGACATCGTCGCCACCAGCGCGGTGATGCGCGACGTGCTGCGGCTAATGGACAGCGCCGCCGCGTCCACCATCACCGTGTTGATCGAAGGCGAAACCGGTGCGGGCAAGGAGCTGGTCGCGCGCGGCATCCATCGCGCCAGCGAGCGGGCGGAAAGGGCGTTCATCGCCGTCAACTGTGCCGCGCTGCCGGAATCGCTACTGGAGAGCCAACTCTTCGGGCACCGCAAGGGGGCGTTCACCGGCGCGATGAAGGATCAAGTCGGCTTTTTCGAAGCCGCCGACGGTGGGACGATTTTTCTCGACGAGATTGGTGACATGCCGCCGCCGATGCAGGCGCGCTTGCTCCGGGTGTTGCAAGACGGCGAGGTGGTCCCCGTCGGCGATCCCCATCCTCGCGCCATCGACGTGCGTGTCGTCTCCGCCACCAATCGCCAGCTCGTCGACGAAGTCGATCACGGCCGCTTTCGGCGCGACCTGTACTTCCGCTTGGCGGCGTTTCCGATCAATGTACCTTCCTTGCGCGAGCGGCGCGAAGACATCCCGCTACTCGCCGATCACTTTCTCGCGGCCGCGGCCGAGCGCCATCACAAGCGCATCGCCGGCATCGAGCCCGCCGCGATCGATCAGCTCATCAGCAGCGAGTGGCCCGGAAACGTGCGCGAGCTGCAGAGTGCAATCGAGCGCGCGGTCGCGCTCGCGCCCGACGGCGCGACGATCGGCGTCGAGCAGCTACCGCGCACGCTGGCGCAGGTGCCGAAACCCGCCACTACAGATCGCGACCCCGAAGTCGTGCCGGAGACGGCGCCGCGCAGCGATCCTGCGGACAGTGCCGAGGCGAGCGATCTCCGCCGCGCGCGTGCGGGGTTCGAGGCCACGCACGTTGCCAAGGTGCTCGCCGCGCACCACGGTAACATCTCGCGCGCGGCGCAAGCACTCGGTCTGTCGCGCGTGGCGCTGCGCAAGAAAATCAAAGAGTACGCTTTGCGGTAA